A part of Mycolicibacterium sp. TUM20985 genomic DNA contains:
- a CDS encoding IS3 family transposase (programmed frameshift) produces MASNKRRRHTPDQIIRKLAEGHKLLAGGQALDEVCRHLEIAESTWHRWLAQYGGMKANEAKRLKELESENSRLKKLVANQALDIDMLKDLFGGKLLTPNRKRRAVQVLRDRFGVSERRACTVVGIHRSTMRLTPPPITEEEAELRAWLRRFSTDRPRWGWRRAAKMARRAGWQVNNKRIRRLWREEGLRVPQRRKKKRLTGIGVAVGAMSPIRPNVIWAMDFQFDTTADGRTMKMLNVIDEFTREALAIEVDRSIDADGVVEVLDRLVLAHGAPYYVRFDNGPEFVAHAVSDWCRFNGAGSLFIDPGSPWQNAWIESFNGRLRDELLNSWRFYSLLEARVIIEDWRCDYNANRPHSAHGERTPAEFALQWTTTHQPQVA; encoded by the exons ATGGCATCGAACAAGCGCCGGCGGCATACGCCGGATCAGATCATTCGCAAGCTCGCCGAGGGCCACAAGCTCCTCGCCGGCGGTCAGGCACTCGACGAGGTGTGCCGGCATCTGGAGATCGCTGAGTCGACGTGGCATCGCTGGCTTGCCCAGTACGGCGGCATGAAGGCGAACGAGGCCAAACGGCTCAAAGAACTCGAGTCGGAGAACTCCCGGTTGAAGAAGCTGGTCGCCAACCAGGCCCTCGACATTGACATGCTCAAGGACCTTT TCGGCGGGAAACTTCTAACCCCGAACCGCAAGCGCCGCGCCGTCCAGGTGCTGCGCGACCGGTTCGGGGTATCCGAACGCCGAGCGTGCACGGTGGTGGGCATCCACCGCTCCACGATGCGCCTGACGCCACCGCCGATCACCGAGGAGGAGGCCGAGTTACGTGCCTGGCTGCGCCGGTTTTCCACCGACCGGCCTCGCTGGGGGTGGCGGCGCGCAGCCAAGATGGCCCGCCGAGCTGGCTGGCAGGTCAACAACAAGAGAATCCGTCGTCTGTGGCGTGAGGAGGGTCTGCGGGTCCCGCAACGCCGCAAGAAGAAGCGTCTGACCGGTATCGGTGTCGCCGTGGGCGCGATGTCACCGATCCGTCCGAATGTGATCTGGGCGATGGACTTTCAGTTCGATACCACCGCCGATGGCCGCACCATGAAGATGTTGAACGTGATCGACGAGTTCACCCGCGAAGCGCTCGCGATCGAAGTCGACCGCTCCATCGACGCCGACGGTGTCGTCGAGGTCTTGGATCGCCTGGTCCTCGCCCACGGGGCGCCCTACTACGTGCGCTTCGACAACGGTCCCGAGTTCGTGGCGCACGCGGTCAGTGATTGGTGCCGATTCAACGGTGCCGGTTCGCTTTTCATCGATCCCGGTTCGCCGTGGCAGAACGCCTGGATCGAATCGTTCAACGGTCGGCTACGTGATGAACTGCTCAACTCGTGGCGCTTCTACTCGCTGCTGGAGGCTCGCGTGATCATCGAAGATTGGCGCTGCGACTACAACGCCAACAGGCCGCACTCCGCCCACGGCGAACGCACTCCAGCCGAGTTCGCTCTACAGTGGACCACGACCCACCAACCCCAAGTCGCATAG
- a CDS encoding tetratricopeptide repeat protein — protein sequence MKPQARGAATTDQADAQYEVGVAHYALGGEDSVLQAEVCWREAANFGHAGAQYNLGIVLYERADARSVAEAEWRWCQAAENGHAGAQYNLGVLLDLRGDISGAEQWWRRSGGAGNSTALHNLGVLLLDRAPDEAEDCWRQAAFAGNAAAQYDLCALLARRGDVESEMWLRRAAESGHPDAQHDLGHVLQLQSDSSSISEVECWWQRAAGAGHCEAQYNLGALLYARGDMPGAERWWRSAAEVDHVSAQHGLAVLLFQHGDGDSLAEAGRWWHAAASAGHIKARNNLRALRELSANGDER from the coding sequence ATGAAGCCGCAGGCCCGCGGCGCGGCCACGACCGACCAAGCCGACGCTCAATACGAAGTGGGCGTCGCGCATTACGCACTTGGTGGCGAGGATTCGGTGCTCCAAGCCGAGGTCTGCTGGCGCGAAGCCGCCAATTTCGGACATGCGGGCGCGCAGTACAACCTCGGTATCGTGTTGTACGAGCGTGCTGATGCGCGGTCGGTGGCCGAGGCGGAGTGGCGGTGGTGCCAAGCGGCCGAGAACGGACACGCGGGCGCGCAATACAACCTCGGAGTGCTACTCGATCTGCGGGGCGACATTTCTGGGGCCGAGCAATGGTGGCGCCGTTCGGGAGGAGCGGGAAATTCGACGGCTCTACACAACCTGGGGGTGCTTCTCCTCGATCGTGCACCCGATGAAGCCGAAGACTGTTGGCGTCAGGCGGCATTCGCCGGAAATGCAGCCGCTCAGTACGACCTTTGCGCACTCTTGGCTCGACGCGGTGATGTTGAATCCGAGATGTGGTTGCGTCGGGCAGCCGAAAGCGGTCACCCCGACGCGCAGCACGACCTCGGACACGTCCTTCAACTTCAATCCGATTCGTCGTCGATATCGGAGGTCGAGTGCTGGTGGCAGAGGGCGGCAGGAGCGGGGCACTGCGAAGCGCAGTACAACCTTGGCGCATTGCTTTACGCGCGTGGCGACATGCCAGGCGCCGAGCGGTGGTGGCGAAGTGCGGCCGAGGTGGACCACGTCAGCGCCCAACACGGCCTTGCTGTCCTGCTATTCCAGCACGGCGATGGCGATTCGCTAGCCGAAGCGGGGCGATGGTGGCACGCCGCAGCAAGCGCCGGACATATCAAGGCGCGTAACAACCTTCGAGCACTTCGAGAACTGAGCGCAAATGGCGACGAAAGGTGA
- a CDS encoding mycofactocin-coupled SDR family oxidoreductase produces the protein MGLADNKVAFISGVARGQGRSHAVRLAEEGADIIGFDICANDNAVEYPLATPDDLEETASLIEKFGRKAILEVADVRDYDAVRRVVDNGVAELGRLDIVLANAGVMAITGKHRLRREAWFAGIDIMLNGVFNTVEAALPHVKAGGRGGSIVITSSTAGLTGGLSDGSPGIQGYIAAKHGVVGLMRGWANCLAPENIRVNTVHPTGVNSPMVANEAFARFVQEYPEVAGILQNPLPVPNGLLEPEDVTNSIMHLISDAGKFITGSTFTVDAGFSNRA, from the coding sequence ATGGGACTCGCCGATAACAAGGTCGCCTTCATCTCGGGGGTTGCTCGCGGGCAGGGACGCTCACACGCGGTTCGGCTGGCCGAAGAGGGCGCCGACATCATCGGTTTCGACATCTGCGCCAACGATAACGCGGTGGAGTATCCGCTGGCCACGCCGGACGATCTTGAGGAAACGGCATCGCTGATCGAGAAGTTCGGCCGCAAGGCAATTCTCGAGGTCGCCGACGTGCGCGATTACGACGCGGTCAGGCGGGTCGTCGACAACGGCGTCGCCGAGTTGGGCCGCCTCGACATCGTGCTGGCGAACGCCGGGGTCATGGCCATCACCGGTAAACACCGGCTGCGGCGTGAGGCCTGGTTCGCCGGCATCGACATCATGCTCAACGGCGTGTTCAACACCGTGGAGGCGGCGCTTCCGCACGTGAAGGCTGGCGGTCGCGGCGGCTCCATCGTGATCACCAGTTCGACCGCCGGCCTGACGGGTGGTCTTTCGGACGGATCGCCGGGGATCCAGGGATACATCGCAGCCAAGCACGGCGTGGTGGGCCTAATGCGGGGATGGGCTAATTGCCTTGCGCCGGAAAACATCCGGGTGAACACAGTGCACCCCACCGGGGTGAACTCGCCGATGGTTGCCAATGAAGCGTTTGCACGGTTCGTCCAGGAGTATCCCGAGGTGGCCGGGATCCTGCAGAACCCGCTGCCGGTCCCCAACGGGCTGCTCGAGCCGGAGGACGTCACGAACTCGATCATGCATCTGATCTCTGATGCCGGGAAGTTCATCACGGGCAGCACCTTCACGGTGGACGCCGGTTTCAGCAACCGGGCCTGA
- a CDS encoding PaaI family thioesterase produces the protein MALYGEAVPTRWWDPEVGDDIDWVGWANALPYCRELGLVCLALEAHSAVSIMDCSTLTPNPNGAVNGGTVAAAADQVMGAITRRQNVDGLPATGSLQFQFHLPAMAPITFRATTLGGRRTKFIEVVVEDHNRDRCATSQGTMIVGGSSRGPKTE, from the coding sequence ATGGCGCTCTACGGCGAAGCCGTCCCAACCCGCTGGTGGGATCCGGAGGTCGGAGACGACATCGACTGGGTTGGCTGGGCGAACGCGCTTCCGTACTGTCGTGAGCTCGGCCTGGTGTGCTTAGCGCTCGAGGCCCATTCGGCGGTGTCCATCATGGACTGCTCGACCCTAACGCCCAATCCCAACGGCGCCGTCAACGGCGGCACCGTTGCCGCCGCGGCCGATCAGGTCATGGGGGCGATCACGCGTCGCCAGAACGTCGACGGACTGCCCGCGACGGGGTCGCTGCAGTTCCAGTTCCATCTACCGGCCATGGCCCCCATCACCTTCCGGGCCACGACGCTCGGCGGCCGCCGGACCAAGTTCATCGAGGTGGTGGTCGAGGACCACAACCGAGACCGCTGCGCCACCAGCCAGGGCACCATGATCGTCGGGGGCTCGTCGCGCGGCCCCAAGACCGAATGA
- a CDS encoding thiolase family protein, which translates to MTRSAVIVDAIRSPMAKGKASKDGRPGGALSGVHPVDLLGQVLRHLFERNDIDPALVDDVITGCVSQVGEQAGPIGRWAWLAAGLPETVPSVAINRACGSSQQAADFAAQAVISGACDIVVASGVESMSRIPMLTSRINMDPYGPSVLERYAPGLVSQGVSAELVASRWKLDREAIDEFSAQSHTNAAAADFSGEIVPISTPDGTLSTDETIRPSTTAEGLAALKPSFYSPEMDERFPEIGDWHITPGNSSQLADGATAVLIMGDDTAHALGLTPRARFHAFGLAGDDPIAMLTGPLPATEKLLTRSGLSIDDIDHYEINEAFAPVPMAWAQHFGADPARLNPRGGAIALGHPLGASGARLLTTMLNSLEATGGRYGLQSMCEAGGMANATVIERL; encoded by the coding sequence ATGACTCGTAGCGCAGTTATCGTCGACGCCATCCGTTCGCCGATGGCAAAGGGCAAGGCGTCCAAGGACGGCCGGCCAGGAGGCGCCCTGAGCGGTGTGCACCCGGTCGACTTGCTCGGCCAGGTTCTCCGCCACCTGTTCGAGCGCAACGACATCGACCCGGCATTGGTCGACGACGTCATCACCGGTTGCGTCAGCCAGGTCGGTGAACAGGCCGGACCCATCGGTAGGTGGGCGTGGCTCGCCGCGGGTTTGCCGGAGACGGTGCCATCGGTGGCCATCAACCGTGCGTGCGGATCCAGCCAGCAGGCCGCCGACTTCGCGGCACAGGCGGTCATCTCGGGGGCATGCGACATCGTGGTGGCCTCCGGCGTCGAGTCGATGAGCCGCATTCCGATGCTCACCTCCCGGATCAACATGGACCCCTATGGACCGTCGGTGCTCGAGCGCTACGCGCCCGGACTGGTATCACAAGGAGTCTCTGCCGAGTTGGTGGCGTCCCGCTGGAAGCTCGACCGGGAAGCGATCGACGAGTTCTCCGCCCAGTCGCACACCAATGCCGCGGCCGCCGACTTCAGTGGCGAGATCGTGCCCATCAGCACGCCGGATGGCACGCTGTCCACCGACGAGACCATCCGACCGTCGACCACCGCCGAGGGCCTGGCGGCCCTAAAGCCGTCCTTCTACTCACCCGAGATGGACGAGCGCTTCCCCGAGATCGGCGATTGGCACATCACGCCGGGAAACTCGTCACAGCTGGCAGACGGCGCGACGGCGGTGCTGATCATGGGCGATGACACCGCACATGCACTCGGCCTGACCCCTCGGGCCCGCTTTCACGCCTTCGGCCTCGCCGGTGACGACCCAATCGCGATGCTCACCGGTCCACTGCCCGCCACCGAGAAGCTGCTGACGCGGTCCGGCCTGTCGATCGACGACATCGACCACTACGAGATCAACGAGGCGTTCGCTCCGGTGCCCATGGCGTGGGCGCAACACTTCGGCGCCGACCCAGCCCGGCTCAACCCCCGCGGCGGCGCGATCGCGCTCGGCCACCCGCTCGGCGCATCCGGGGCACGGCTGCTCACCACCATGCTCAACTCGCTGGAGGCCACCGGTGGCCGGTACGGCCTGCAGTCCATGTGCGAAGCGGGCGGAATGGCCAACGCCACCGTCATCGAACGCCTCTAA
- a CDS encoding SDR family NAD(P)-dependent oxidoreductase, with the protein MQIDGISAVVTGGASGLGRATVERLVSKGAAHVVIADLLTSDGETIAKELGDAVQFVAADVRSGDDMTAVMNAAADRGPLRAVVHCAGRGGPVRLVNRDGTPGSLETYSEIVQLNLVGSFNVLRLAAAQMAKNEPLDGDRGVAILTASVAAFEGQIGQIPYASSKAGIVGMTIVAARDLASKAIRVCTIAPGTFETPLLARLSDEVRQSLAASVPHPSRLGQPDEYARLALSIIDNPMLNGETIRLDGAIRMAPR; encoded by the coding sequence ATGCAGATTGATGGAATCAGTGCGGTCGTCACTGGTGGCGCATCCGGCCTGGGCCGGGCGACCGTCGAACGCCTGGTATCCAAAGGCGCCGCCCATGTGGTGATCGCCGACCTGCTGACCTCGGATGGCGAGACCATCGCCAAGGAACTCGGAGACGCGGTGCAGTTCGTGGCCGCGGACGTCCGCAGCGGTGACGACATGACAGCGGTGATGAATGCCGCCGCGGACCGCGGGCCGCTTCGTGCAGTGGTGCACTGCGCAGGCCGTGGCGGTCCAGTCAGGCTGGTCAACCGGGACGGCACCCCCGGCTCACTAGAGACCTACAGCGAGATAGTCCAACTCAACCTCGTTGGTTCGTTCAACGTACTCCGGCTGGCCGCCGCCCAGATGGCGAAGAACGAGCCGCTCGACGGCGACCGCGGCGTAGCGATCCTGACCGCGTCCGTCGCCGCCTTCGAAGGTCAGATTGGCCAGATTCCCTACGCCTCGTCCAAGGCCGGCATCGTCGGGATGACCATCGTGGCGGCCAGGGACTTGGCTTCAAAGGCAATCCGCGTGTGCACGATTGCTCCCGGAACGTTCGAAACACCACTGCTGGCAAGGCTTTCTGATGAGGTGCGGCAGTCGCTGGCCGCATCGGTGCCTCATCCCAGTCGCCTGGGCCAGCCCGACGAATACGCCCGACTCGCGTTAAGCATCATCGACAACCCGATGCTCAACGGTGAGACGATCCGCCTCGACGGCGCGATTCGAATGGCTCCGCGATGA
- a CDS encoding acyl-CoA dehydrogenase family protein, which yields MLTAPKALASVGTSLFDEDHEAFRKSVRAFVTAEVSSHLDDWRRDGTIPRAVITAAGEAGFLGITVPEEFGGGGTADVGFLAVLVEETIAAGATGLALIFALHAGVVIPFLINHGTDADRARWAPGLASGELVGLPAGRGSIAADPAVLTGVVPGVPGGRLADLLLLPHGDPEPKAVLLAVDSYGVTVEPVLGSLAASDAAIADVVCTGARLSDGAVVGPEGAATAQRDLDLWFGVLALAAARAAMALTIDYVSTRKVFGRSLAEFQNTRFRLAELSADLKSITALADACLRSRSLGTLDADDAAALRLRGEALNHQAADQGLQLHGGYGYMREYPISLAFADARFLGLAAQAHSDPRRTIAAGIGL from the coding sequence TTGCTGACCGCGCCGAAGGCACTGGCTTCAGTGGGCACGTCGTTGTTCGACGAAGACCACGAAGCGTTCCGCAAAAGCGTCCGAGCCTTCGTCACCGCCGAAGTTTCATCGCACCTTGATGATTGGCGACGTGATGGCACCATCCCGCGCGCCGTGATCACCGCCGCCGGCGAGGCGGGTTTCCTGGGCATCACGGTGCCCGAAGAGTTTGGCGGCGGTGGGACCGCAGACGTGGGATTCCTGGCGGTGCTCGTCGAAGAGACAATTGCGGCCGGTGCCACCGGCCTCGCGCTGATATTCGCACTTCACGCAGGTGTGGTCATCCCGTTCCTGATCAATCACGGCACCGACGCCGACCGAGCCCGCTGGGCGCCGGGTCTCGCCAGTGGCGAGCTAGTCGGCCTGCCCGCGGGGCGGGGGTCCATCGCGGCCGATCCCGCCGTTTTGACAGGTGTCGTACCAGGCGTTCCCGGCGGTCGATTGGCGGATCTGCTCCTCCTCCCCCACGGCGACCCGGAGCCCAAGGCGGTACTCCTGGCCGTCGACTCTTACGGCGTCACAGTTGAACCCGTGCTGGGGAGCCTGGCGGCATCCGACGCGGCGATAGCAGATGTGGTGTGCACCGGTGCGCGACTCAGCGATGGCGCGGTGGTGGGGCCGGAAGGTGCCGCCACGGCGCAGCGTGATCTCGACCTCTGGTTCGGTGTCCTGGCGCTGGCCGCGGCCCGTGCCGCGATGGCACTGACCATCGACTACGTTTCGACCCGAAAGGTGTTCGGACGCAGTCTCGCTGAGTTCCAGAACACCCGCTTTCGGCTGGCCGAATTGTCGGCTGATCTGAAATCGATCACCGCCCTCGCCGACGCCTGCCTGCGCTCGCGCAGTCTTGGAACGCTGGACGCTGACGACGCGGCGGCATTACGTCTGCGCGGCGAAGCATTGAACCATCAGGCCGCGGACCAGGGCCTGCAATTGCACGGCGGTTACGGTTACATGCGTGAGTATCCCATCTCGTTGGCGTTCGCCGACGCGCGTTTCCTCGGGCTGGCCGCACAGGCCCATTCCGACCCGCGCCGTACGATCGCCGCGGGAATTGGCCTGTAG
- a CDS encoding TetR/AcrR family transcriptional regulator yields the protein MTRDEEILASAEKLFFERSFDGVGVDEIGKVAGSSGSALYRHFNSKDAILAALFDKVLDTLLVRIGEPDDDPEVELEKLMRSFASLAKSHERLVAIWLREQRSLAQRYRREHDRRLRRITERWVSCLQRCYPERSTDEIVTATRGVQLLLMSEALRPPTGRRAKQAEELLVQMGLASLLALQTPPI from the coding sequence GTGACACGCGACGAAGAGATACTGGCCTCGGCAGAGAAGCTGTTCTTCGAGCGCAGTTTCGACGGCGTCGGCGTCGACGAGATCGGGAAGGTTGCCGGGTCGAGCGGCTCGGCACTCTACCGGCACTTCAACAGCAAGGACGCGATTCTCGCCGCGCTCTTCGACAAGGTGCTCGATACGCTGCTGGTCCGCATCGGCGAACCCGACGACGACCCCGAGGTCGAACTCGAGAAGCTCATGAGATCGTTTGCGAGCCTGGCGAAGAGCCATGAGCGGCTGGTCGCGATCTGGTTGCGCGAGCAGCGATCTCTCGCTCAGCGGTACCGCCGCGAACACGATCGTCGTCTCCGCCGCATCACCGAACGCTGGGTCAGCTGCCTGCAACGTTGCTATCCGGAGCGATCGACGGACGAGATCGTGACCGCCACTCGTGGCGTGCAACTGCTGCTGATGTCCGAGGCGTTGCGGCCACCGACCGGCAGGCGCGCCAAACAGGCCGAGGAGCTACTCGTGCAGATGGGCCTGGCAAGTCTCCTGGCCTTGCAGACGCCCCCGATCTAG
- a CDS encoding acyl-CoA dehydrogenase family protein: MATKRTRTVFTEQQDEFRAVVRQFLTDGVVGDYPGWVRDGKPARRFWKGAAGLGILGIGVPEQYGGFVDSDYRHSAVVTEEIQALGLAVGGLRVQTDICLPYLLHYGSTEQCAEWLPRMTAGEVVVALALSEPGAGSDLKAMSTRAYRSGDHYVVNGAKTFISNGATADLVILAVKTDPEAGRRGISLLLVDTSTPGFDRGRKLDKLGLRAQDLAEMSFTDMVVPAENLLGEENQGFAYLTSNLAQERLSIALNSQAAAAATLAWTVEELRGTELGQDAKFTLAQCAAEVAAGQALIDGALHRHVSDRLSGSDAAVAKLYCTELQGRVVDRCLTLWDPGTALRSDSRIGNAYLDGRVSRIYGGSSEIMKVIIGQDMGL, from the coding sequence GTGGCGACCAAGAGGACGAGGACCGTCTTCACCGAGCAGCAGGACGAATTCCGGGCTGTCGTCCGACAGTTCTTGACCGACGGGGTCGTCGGAGACTATCCGGGGTGGGTGCGCGACGGTAAACCCGCGCGGCGGTTCTGGAAGGGGGCGGCCGGGCTCGGCATCCTCGGCATCGGTGTGCCCGAACAGTATGGCGGCTTCGTCGATTCTGACTATCGACATAGCGCGGTGGTCACCGAGGAGATCCAGGCACTCGGCCTAGCCGTCGGCGGGTTGCGGGTACAGACGGACATCTGCCTGCCGTATCTACTGCACTACGGCTCGACGGAACAATGCGCGGAGTGGCTGCCGCGGATGACGGCGGGTGAGGTGGTGGTGGCGCTGGCGCTCTCGGAGCCGGGTGCCGGCTCCGACCTGAAGGCGATGTCGACGCGTGCCTACAGGTCTGGCGACCACTACGTGGTCAACGGTGCCAAGACGTTCATCTCCAACGGGGCTACGGCCGATCTCGTCATCCTGGCGGTGAAGACCGACCCCGAGGCCGGTCGGCGGGGGATCAGCCTGTTGCTGGTCGACACGTCAACACCTGGGTTCGACCGTGGTCGCAAACTCGACAAGCTCGGTCTGCGGGCGCAGGACTTAGCTGAGATGTCCTTCACCGACATGGTGGTCCCGGCCGAGAACCTGCTTGGCGAGGAGAACCAGGGTTTTGCGTACCTGACCTCGAATCTGGCGCAGGAGCGGTTGTCGATCGCGCTCAACTCCCAGGCCGCGGCCGCCGCGACGCTGGCGTGGACCGTGGAGGAGTTGCGGGGCACCGAACTCGGGCAGGACGCCAAGTTCACGCTGGCGCAGTGCGCCGCCGAGGTGGCCGCGGGCCAAGCGCTGATCGACGGCGCACTGCACCGCCATGTTTCTGACCGTCTCAGCGGTAGCGATGCCGCCGTCGCCAAGCTGTACTGCACCGAGTTGCAGGGCCGGGTGGTAGACCGCTGCCTCACGTTGTGGGATCCCGGCACCGCGTTGCGCAGTGACTCGCGGATAGGGAATGCCTATCTCGATGGGCGGGTGAGTCGCATTTACGGGGGGTCGAGCGAGATCATGAAGGTGATCATCGGCCAGGACATGGGCTTGTGA
- a CDS encoding carotenoid oxygenase family protein, translated as MGYPLPQETALRGPFAPMRFEATVEECIVSEGEIPKDLAGGYYRVGPTWKRPTRQGTNPLLSMDGMVQGITFDNGRADFRNRWVRTPKYKLEEKHQRGMFSWSDGAFHDWRDFAYGDVERDAYNRHTPQGVNNINVFPFNGQMVVSGEQGGAPIALDPITLETTGIVDWSPSLSAGIHEQVAFGDCAFSAHPKWDHDTGTLYGWTYRDVAPYVTLHTVHPDGRVDSRDLWDAPYNTVAHDIWLTPEWMVMPFQPFLIDKAAISKGKNVWAWDPELPIIIALIPRDDMEGEIRWIKTDLPAQYVMHTMSANVKDGKLILDAPIFDRPPFPFEQDFKEGDDVALFFSIASSTLGRWTVDLATGATKTEQLSDRPSELPKVDERFYGKGYSWGCQVGGVVKRNGMSMNSLVTTNMDTLSEQVYQIRAGEPAAVLECSFAPRHKDSPEGDGYVIVPVSWYAEKRSEYLIFDTYDITTGPICRIELPFAFGWTPHGHWMDFR; from the coding sequence ATGGGATACCCGCTGCCGCAGGAGACAGCTCTTCGCGGCCCGTTCGCGCCGATGCGATTTGAGGCCACCGTCGAAGAATGCATCGTTAGCGAGGGTGAAATCCCCAAAGACCTTGCCGGCGGCTACTACCGGGTCGGGCCGACGTGGAAGCGACCAACGAGGCAGGGCACGAACCCACTGCTGAGCATGGACGGCATGGTGCAGGGCATCACGTTCGACAACGGCCGGGCCGATTTCCGCAACCGCTGGGTCCGCACTCCGAAGTACAAGCTCGAGGAGAAGCACCAGCGCGGCATGTTCTCATGGAGTGATGGCGCGTTCCACGACTGGCGCGACTTCGCCTATGGCGACGTCGAGCGAGATGCGTACAACCGGCATACGCCGCAGGGCGTCAACAACATCAACGTGTTTCCGTTCAATGGCCAGATGGTGGTGTCTGGCGAACAAGGCGGAGCACCAATAGCCTTGGATCCGATCACCCTGGAGACCACGGGCATCGTGGACTGGTCGCCGTCGCTCTCAGCGGGCATCCACGAGCAGGTGGCATTCGGCGATTGCGCGTTCTCGGCTCACCCCAAATGGGATCACGACACCGGCACGCTCTACGGCTGGACCTACCGGGACGTGGCGCCGTACGTCACCCTGCACACCGTGCACCCTGATGGCCGCGTCGACAGCCGCGACCTCTGGGACGCGCCATACAACACTGTGGCCCATGACATCTGGCTGACTCCCGAGTGGATGGTCATGCCATTTCAGCCGTTCCTCATCGACAAGGCAGCGATCTCGAAGGGGAAGAACGTCTGGGCCTGGGACCCCGAGCTGCCGATCATCATCGCGCTGATTCCGCGCGATGACATGGAGGGTGAGATTCGCTGGATCAAAACCGACCTGCCTGCGCAGTACGTGATGCACACGATGTCGGCAAATGTGAAAGACGGCAAGCTGATCCTTGACGCACCGATCTTCGATCGGCCGCCGTTCCCGTTCGAGCAGGACTTCAAAGAGGGCGACGACGTCGCGCTGTTCTTCTCGATCGCCTCGAGCACCCTCGGCCGCTGGACTGTGGACCTGGCCACCGGAGCGACCAAGACCGAACAGCTCTCGGACCGGCCGAGTGAGCTGCCGAAGGTCGACGAAAGGTTCTACGGTAAAGGCTATTCGTGGGGTTGCCAGGTCGGCGGTGTCGTCAAGCGCAACGGTATGTCGATGAACAGCCTGGTGACCACCAACATGGACACGCTTTCCGAACAGGTGTATCAGATCCGCGCAGGAGAACCCGCCGCGGTTCTCGAGTGCAGCTTCGCGCCGCGGCACAAGGACTCTCCGGAAGGCGACGGCTACGTCATCGTCCCGGTGTCCTGGTACGCCGAGAAGCGAAGCGAGTACCTGATCTTCGACACCTACGACATCACCACCGGGCCCATCTGCCGGATCGAGCTGCCGTTCGCGTTCGGCTGGACACCGCACGGGCACTGGATGGACTTCCGGTAG
- a CDS encoding acyl-CoA dehydrogenase family protein has product MQPPLNEDQRDFGVAVREFCVRECGTRERRRALTNHDAEQHHRGTYEKHAALGYLGVAIPEEYGGIGGGLTEQVVLFEELWYGLAPVHGAGPSHTAAGIYKRFASEEQKQRSLAAICAGHVMSISISEPGAGSDAAAIGCKAEKVEGGWRICGQKTWCSDAQFASAILVVVRTSRGVKPHDGLTMLEVPADADGLQIRPISTMGGSEVNDLFLTDVFVPESSLVGSEAARGNS; this is encoded by the coding sequence ATGCAGCCCCCACTCAACGAGGACCAGCGTGACTTTGGTGTCGCCGTGCGCGAATTCTGTGTTCGGGAATGCGGCACCCGGGAACGGCGGCGCGCGCTGACAAATCACGACGCCGAGCAACATCACCGAGGCACGTACGAGAAACATGCAGCTCTGGGCTATCTCGGCGTTGCGATACCAGAGGAGTACGGCGGCATTGGCGGTGGGCTGACCGAGCAGGTCGTGCTGTTCGAAGAACTCTGGTACGGGCTGGCTCCGGTACACGGGGCGGGCCCATCACATACTGCGGCGGGAATCTACAAGCGATTCGCCTCGGAGGAGCAGAAGCAGCGGTCCCTCGCCGCCATCTGCGCGGGCCACGTGATGTCGATCAGCATCTCCGAACCCGGTGCGGGCTCAGACGCGGCAGCCATTGGTTGCAAGGCCGAGAAGGTCGAGGGCGGGTGGCGCATCTGCGGACAGAAGACCTGGTGCTCGGACGCCCAGTTCGCCAGCGCCATCCTGGTGGTGGTCCGGACATCGCGAGGTGTCAAGCCGCACGACGGCCTCACCATGCTGGAAGTGCCCGCCGATGCCGATGGCCTGCAGATCCGTCCGATCTCGACGATGGGCGGATCCGAGGTCAACGATCTGTTCCTCACCGACGTCTTCGTACCGGAATCGTCGCTAGTGGGGTCCGAAGCGGCGCGTGGAAACAGCTGA